A stretch of the Pseudomonas sp. ACM7 genome encodes the following:
- a CDS encoding M48 family metallopeptidase — protein MTALKYLQAYPAALQDQVRQLIADGRLGDYLSQRYPEKHRVQSDKALYTYTLDLKQEYLRNAPAIDKVLFDNRLDLTHRALGLHTAISRVQGGKLKAKKEIRVASLFKEAPAEFLKMIVVHELAHFKESDHNKAFYKLCEHMLPGYHQVEFDVRVYLTWRDMQ, from the coding sequence ATGACCGCGTTGAAATACCTCCAGGCCTATCCTGCAGCACTGCAGGACCAAGTGCGCCAGCTGATCGCCGACGGTCGGCTGGGCGACTACCTGAGCCAGCGTTACCCGGAAAAACACCGGGTACAGAGCGACAAGGCGTTGTACACCTATACGCTGGACCTCAAGCAGGAATACCTGCGCAACGCCCCGGCCATCGATAAGGTGTTGTTCGACAACCGTCTGGACCTGACCCACCGCGCCCTCGGATTGCACACCGCGATATCCCGGGTGCAGGGCGGCAAGCTCAAGGCCAAGAAAGAAATTCGTGTAGCTTCATTGTTCAAGGAAGCACCTGCCGAGTTTCTGAAAATGATCGTGGTGCATGAACTGGCGCACTTCAAAGAGTCGGATCACAACAAGGCGTTCTACAAGCTTTGCGAACACATGTTGCCGGGGTATCACCAGGTGGAGTTCGATGTGCGGGTGTACCTGACGTGGCGGGATATGCAATAG
- a CDS encoding helix-turn-helix domain-containing protein yields MDVSKTKSSFYRRLYVAYLIDSGLASSVPALTEVTGMPRRTAQDTIAALADLDIVCEFEQEDGARNHAGRYRIREWGAIDRGWIERNLRQIKAVLEYP; encoded by the coding sequence ATGGATGTAAGCAAGACCAAGAGCAGCTTCTATCGTCGGTTGTACGTGGCGTACCTGATTGATAGCGGGTTGGCCAGTAGCGTCCCGGCGCTGACCGAAGTGACCGGCATGCCCCGGCGCACGGCTCAGGACACCATCGCGGCATTGGCGGATCTGGACATTGTTTGCGAGTTCGAGCAGGAAGACGGTGCGCGCAATCATGCCGGGCGTTATCGGATTCGCGAGTGGGGGGCGATTGATCGGGGGTGGATCGAGCGTAATTTGCGGCAGATTAAAGCGGTGCTTGAGTACCCCTGA